GAAAGGAATCACTATATTCTCTGAGAGAACTGATGAGTAGATCGCATGTATTAGAATGGCAAAGTAACTGAAGAAAAGTTGCTGCAGAATTGCACCACTGACTGAGGACTCCTCCCCAGTTCCAAAAGTATACACAGAAGATCAGAGTAGTGAAGAAAATGGCATGGCAGTGCACGGTACAACTCACTCACTGCAAGGTCACCGTAGCACACAGGCCACTTTAGATGCCTTAAGAGGCAAAGTTTCCTCTAGCCTGTGATGCATTGAAGTTGATATGTGAAGTTGTACCATAAATTCCAGGGACACCCGTGGATAGCAGTGAGACATAGGTCAGTCAAAATTACAACAGTGAACGCACCTCTTTCATTATTATTAATGTGTACCATTCGTATGTTGATCTCGTCCTGGATGTCTCGGTCTCTGCAGCATCATTGTAGCTGTGCACATGTACTTATCGACTCATATAATTGAAAGCCAAGCCTTCCAACTGCTTACTGATCGATGATATGATGCTAAACTGAAGAGAAAAGCACGTAGAGTAAAGATAAGGAAGAGCCATTATGGCTTCGAGCTTTAGGTTGAAGGCCTTTAGTTTCATGCATGCTTGCTCATGATCTGTTTAATGGATTACGAGCTGAAGGAAGGAAACAAGGGAGGAAAGAGAACATAAACTAATGATAATTAAGTGATTCAAGGTCACACACAAGCTActtgaatatttaattaataggATGAATTCAGGGGAGTCGTCTTAGCGTAGATTGGCGATCGATCAGGCAGCTGCCGGCGCAGGGGGCGGCGGCGGAGGGTCTtgatgctgctgctgctgctgctgtttCTTGCGTTTCTTCTTCTCGTAGCTGATTCCGCGGGCACGGGACTGGAGCTCGCGGACTTCGCGGAGGTAGAGGCGGACGGCGCGGGCGGCGAAGGGGTTGGTCTCCGGCTTGCCGCCGTTCTCCTCGTAGGCGGCGCGGAGGCGGCCGATGAGGGCGTCGAGGCTGCCCCAGGCTTGGCGGAGCGGGCAGGGGCAGGGTGCCGGCGGGTTGGGGTGGCCGAAGAAGGGGCACACGTGGGTGTGGATCTTCGTCTTCCCGAACTGGTCCAGGTACCGCAGGAACTCAAGTACGTGCGCGCTGCTGCAGTGCGAAAGCGACAGCGGCGGCCGGTGGTTCCGCAGGTACTGCCCGAACGTGTTCCAGTCCCGCCGCTTCTGCGACTCGTAGCGGCTCAGCGAGGGAggggaagacgacgacgacgacgcgcCGACAGCTGCCACCGAGaccaaggaggaggaagaggccgCGACCACTGTCACCA
This window of the Zingiber officinale cultivar Zhangliang chromosome 3B, Zo_v1.1, whole genome shotgun sequence genome carries:
- the LOC121967224 gene encoding protein G1-like4 isoform X1 translates to MEFLPNPDSPAGSNNSGGGGGGGGGGGGGGGPVNLVTVVAASSSSLVSVAAVGASSSSSSPPSLSRYESQKRRDWNTFGQYLRNHRPPLSLSHCSSAHVLEFLRYLDQFGKTKIHTHVCPFFGHPNPPAPCPCPLRQAWGSLDALIGRLRAAYEENGGKPETNPFAARAVRLYLREVRELQSRARGISYEKKKRKKQQQQQLPDRSPIYAKTTPLNSSY
- the LOC121967224 gene encoding protein G1-like4 isoform X2 — translated: MEFLPNPDSPAGSNNSGGGGGGGGGGGGGGGPVNLVTVVAASSSSLVSVAAVGASSSSSSPPSLSRYESQKRRDWNTFGQYLRNHRPPLSLSHCSSAHVLEFLRYLDQFGKTKIHTHVCPFFGHPNPPAPCPCPLRQAWGSLDALIGRLRAAYEENGGKPETNPFAARAVRLYLREVRELQSRARGISYEKKKRKKQQQQQQHQDPPPPPPAPAAA